One genomic window of Geodermatophilus sp. DSM 44513 includes the following:
- a CDS encoding MFS transporter has product MTAQTRVHDPALVQRRTVGVLGGAVALAGLGVTVGITVGGLLARDVAGTDTAAGLGQTAGVLGAAVLAVPLARVSDRAGRRAGLAAGYAIAVLGCLLTLVAAVVSSLPLLLVGLFAFGAATACGLQARYAAADLALPEHRGRALSLVVWATTVGSVLGPNLAGPGEVLGTALGLPPLTGAYAISVAVFAVVALGLLALLRPDPLLLARRLRGAGADAGRPRRATSAAVRAVWADPRGRLGLTAVVVSHAVMVGVMVMTPVHMGHDGGTELRVIGLVISVHVAGMYLFSPLVGLLADRAGRRATVALGAGLLLVAAALAGTAAPRDAVQLGAGLLLLGLGWSCGLIAGSTLVTEAVGEAQRPAAQGGSDLLMGLGAALAGVVGGPLLALGGYGLVAVVSAALVVPLLVVWARTGAPTGPGAAQRPR; this is encoded by the coding sequence GTGACCGCGCAGACCCGGGTCCACGACCCCGCCCTCGTCCAGCGCCGGACCGTCGGCGTCCTCGGCGGCGCGGTGGCCCTGGCCGGGCTGGGGGTGACCGTCGGCATCACCGTCGGCGGCCTGCTGGCCCGCGACGTGGCCGGCACCGACACCGCGGCCGGTCTCGGCCAGACGGCCGGCGTGCTCGGCGCCGCCGTCCTCGCCGTCCCGCTGGCCCGCGTCAGCGACCGCGCCGGCCGGCGGGCCGGGCTGGCCGCCGGATACGCGATCGCCGTCCTCGGGTGCCTGCTGACGCTCGTCGCCGCGGTGGTCTCCTCCCTGCCGCTGCTGCTGGTGGGCCTGTTCGCCTTCGGGGCGGCCACCGCCTGCGGGCTGCAGGCGCGCTACGCCGCGGCCGACCTCGCGCTGCCCGAGCACCGCGGCCGGGCACTGTCCCTGGTCGTGTGGGCCACCACCGTCGGGTCGGTCCTCGGGCCCAACCTGGCCGGCCCCGGCGAGGTCCTCGGCACCGCCCTCGGGCTGCCGCCGCTCACCGGCGCCTACGCCATCTCCGTCGCCGTGTTCGCCGTGGTGGCGCTCGGCCTGCTTGCCCTGCTGCGCCCGGACCCGCTGCTGCTCGCCCGCCGGCTGCGGGGGGCCGGGGCGGACGCCGGCCGGCCGCGGCGGGCCACCTCGGCCGCCGTCCGCGCGGTGTGGGCCGACCCGCGCGGCCGGCTGGGCCTGACCGCGGTGGTGGTCTCCCACGCGGTGATGGTCGGCGTCATGGTCATGACCCCGGTGCACATGGGGCACGACGGCGGCACCGAGCTGCGCGTCATCGGCCTGGTCATCAGCGTGCACGTCGCGGGCATGTACCTGTTCTCCCCGCTGGTCGGGCTGCTGGCCGACCGGGCGGGGCGCCGGGCCACGGTCGCCCTGGGCGCCGGCCTGCTGCTGGTGGCGGCCGCGCTGGCGGGGACGGCGGCCCCCCGGGACGCGGTGCAGCTGGGCGCGGGGCTGTTGCTGCTCGGGCTGGGCTGGTCCTGCGGGCTCATCGCAGGGTCCACGCTGGTCACCGAGGCGGTCGGGGAGGCGCAGCGGCCGGCCGCGCAGGGCGGCAGCGACCTGCTGATGGGCCTGGGGGCCGCGCTGGCCGGGGTGGTCGGCGGCCCGCTGCTCGCCCTCGGCGGCTACGGGCTGGTGGCGGTCGTGTCGGCCGCGCTGGTCGTCCCGCTGCTGGTGGTGTGGGCGCGCACCGGGGCGCCGACCGGCCCGGGAGCGGCTCAGCGCCCCCGGTAG
- a CDS encoding acyl-CoA dehydrogenase family protein, producing MRHTGRHAPFAVHEAVHEDFRETVRAWVGKEVVPFHDQWERDGIVPREVWTSAGAQGLLGMDLDERYGGGGVRDFRFQAVLDEEVVRVGATGLGFGLHNDVVAPYLRDLATEEQARRWLPGFCSGALVSAIAMTEPGAGSDLQGLTTTARRDGDGWLLTGAKTFITNGINADLVIVVARTDPDAPGSRGLSLLVVERGMAGFTRGRNLAKVGLKAQDTAELFFDGVRVPAENLLGTEHHGFAHLMDNLPQERLSIAVGAVAAAEAVLAQTVEYVTGRTAFGRPVGSFQHSRFVLAELQTEVTIARTFVDECVRQLGAGDLTPVDAAMAKYWTTELQNKVADRCLQLHGGYGYMDEYPVSKAWRDARIQPIYGGTNEIMREIVGRSLGL from the coding sequence GTGCGGCACACTGGCCGGCATGCGCCGTTCGCTGTACACGAGGCCGTCCACGAGGACTTCCGGGAGACGGTCCGGGCGTGGGTGGGCAAGGAGGTCGTCCCCTTCCACGACCAGTGGGAGCGCGACGGCATCGTCCCGCGCGAGGTGTGGACGTCGGCGGGTGCTCAGGGCCTGCTCGGGATGGACCTCGACGAGCGGTACGGCGGTGGCGGCGTGCGCGACTTCCGCTTCCAGGCGGTGCTCGACGAGGAGGTGGTGCGCGTCGGCGCCACCGGGCTGGGCTTCGGCCTGCACAACGACGTCGTCGCCCCCTACCTGCGCGACCTCGCCACCGAGGAGCAGGCCCGGCGCTGGCTGCCCGGCTTCTGCAGCGGCGCGCTGGTCTCCGCGATCGCCATGACCGAGCCCGGCGCCGGCAGCGACCTGCAGGGCCTCACGACGACGGCCCGCCGGGACGGCGACGGCTGGCTGCTCACCGGCGCCAAGACGTTCATCACCAATGGCATCAACGCCGACCTGGTCATCGTGGTGGCCCGCACCGACCCCGACGCCCCCGGCTCGCGCGGGCTGAGCCTGCTGGTGGTCGAGCGCGGCATGGCCGGTTTCACCCGCGGCCGCAACCTGGCCAAGGTCGGGCTCAAGGCGCAGGACACCGCGGAGCTGTTCTTCGACGGCGTCCGGGTGCCGGCGGAGAACCTGCTGGGCACGGAGCACCACGGCTTCGCGCACCTGATGGACAACCTCCCGCAGGAGCGGCTGTCGATCGCGGTCGGCGCGGTGGCCGCCGCCGAGGCGGTGCTGGCGCAGACCGTCGAGTACGTCACCGGCCGCACCGCCTTCGGCCGGCCGGTCGGCAGCTTCCAGCACAGCCGGTTCGTCCTGGCCGAGCTGCAGACCGAGGTGACCATCGCCCGCACCTTCGTCGACGAGTGCGTGCGGCAGCTCGGCGCCGGCGACCTCACCCCCGTGGACGCGGCCATGGCCAAGTACTGGACGACCGAGCTGCAGAACAAGGTGGCCGACCGCTGCCTGCAGCTGCACGGCGGCTACGGCTACATGGACGAGTACCCGGTCTCCAAGGCCTGGCGCGACGCCCGCATCCAGCCCATCTACGGCGGCACCAACGAGATCATGCGGGAGATCGTCGGCCGCTCCCTGGGCCTGTAG
- a CDS encoding ATP-dependent helicase → MPALDRFSAPTRAWFTGAFAEPTPAQEGAWQAISGGGHALVVAPTGSGKTLAAFLWSLDRLASSPAPDDEMARCRVLYVSPLKALAVDVERNLRAPLAGIGQAAARLGLPRPEIQVGTRSGDTPAEERRAFARRPTDILITTPESLFLLMTSAAREALRGVETVIVDEVHAVAATKRGAHLAVTLDRLDELLDRPAQRIGLSATVRPIEEVATFLAGGRPVEVVAPGSTKQWDLSVVVPVEDMGTLGQPTGELDGSAAGDQPRTSIWPAVEERVLDLVQAHRSTIVFANSRRLAERLTSRLNELAYERATGEPVPPGTNAAALMAQAGSGGGVPEGVQPVAAAHHGSVSREQRAVVEEALKSGRLPAVVATSSLELGIDMGAVDLVVQVESPPTVASGLQRVGRAGHQVGAVSRGVLFPKYRGDLVQCALVAERMKAGAIESIRYLRNPLDVLAQQVVAVVSERPRTVDEVAALVRRSAAFTSLPDSALHAVLDMLAGRYPSDAFAELRPRLTWDRVTDTLTARGGAQRLAVTSGGTIPDRGLFGVFLVGGDDARGGRRVGELDEEMVYESRVGDVFLLGSSSWRIEEITHDRVLVSPAPGQPGKMPYWHGDAPGRPLELGRALGAFLREVGTATPAAGLDRARAAGLDEWGAANLLAYLAEQKAATGHLPDDRTLLVERFRDELGDWRLVVHSPFGAQVNAPWALVLAARLRERYGVDVASMHSDDGIVLRLPDTTGETPEADLAVLDPDDVEREVTTEVGSSALFASRFRECAARALLLPRRDPRRRTPLWQQRQRAAQLLSVASEFAGFPITLEAAREVLQDVYDVPGLVELMRDVRSRRVRVVDVQTQAASPFAQSLLFGYVGQFLYEGDAPLAERRAQALALDTGLLAELLGRSELRELLDAEALTEVERELQRLPAERHPRDVDTAADLLRLVGDLTPTEAAARGVPQAWLDELVAARRALVVRIAGEERHVAIEDAGRLRDALGTALPVGVPEVFTEPVPDPLGDLVGRYARTHGPFQPAEVAQRLGLGVAVVTATLQRLVGTGRLVTGEFRPGGSGQEWCDADVLRSVRRRSLARLRQEVEPVPIGTLARFTPSWQSVGSRMRGPDGVLAVVEQLAGALVPASALESLVLPARVRDYSPAMLDELTSAGEVLWAGAGGLPGGDGWVSLVPADLAPLLLPEALEMPEAGHTVLDHLAGGQALFFRGLADLTGATDDAALADLVWDLVWAGVLTNDTLAPLRTKLSGSGGTHKRQPTAPRARLDRSRYGRTRLGRPAMPTRGGPPTMAGRWSRLPDREANATKRTTARAEALLERHGVLTRGAVVAEQVTGGFSAVYPVLRAFEENGRARRGYFVETLGAAQFGTPGSVDRLRGFAAPDRVPGGAVVLAATDPANVYGAALAWPERPGTSAEAGGEPGGAVDVGEGTGGGRRPSGHRAGRKAGALVVLVDGELVLYVERGGKTLLSWTEDETALKEAATALSGAVAAGALGRMVVQKADGASVHESTPLSGALQAAGFAATPRGLRLRG, encoded by the coding sequence GTGCCCGCCCTCGACCGGTTCTCCGCGCCCACCCGGGCCTGGTTCACCGGCGCCTTCGCCGAGCCGACGCCGGCCCAGGAGGGCGCGTGGCAGGCGATCAGCGGCGGCGGCCACGCCCTGGTCGTCGCCCCCACCGGCTCCGGCAAGACCCTCGCCGCCTTCCTCTGGTCCCTCGACCGGCTGGCCAGCAGCCCCGCACCGGACGACGAGATGGCCCGCTGCCGGGTCCTCTACGTCTCGCCGCTCAAGGCGCTGGCCGTCGACGTCGAGCGCAACCTGCGGGCCCCGCTGGCCGGCATCGGCCAGGCCGCGGCCCGGCTGGGCCTGCCGCGGCCGGAGATCCAGGTGGGCACCCGGTCCGGGGACACCCCGGCGGAGGAGCGACGGGCCTTCGCCCGGCGGCCCACCGACATCCTCATCACCACGCCTGAGTCGCTGTTCCTGCTCATGACCAGCGCGGCGCGGGAGGCGCTGCGCGGCGTCGAGACGGTCATCGTCGACGAGGTGCACGCGGTCGCGGCCACCAAGCGCGGCGCGCACCTCGCGGTCACCCTCGACCGGCTCGACGAGCTGCTGGACCGCCCGGCGCAGCGGATCGGCCTGTCGGCCACCGTGCGCCCGATCGAGGAGGTGGCCACCTTCCTCGCCGGCGGGCGCCCGGTCGAGGTGGTCGCCCCGGGCTCGACCAAGCAGTGGGACCTCTCCGTCGTGGTGCCGGTCGAGGACATGGGCACTCTGGGCCAGCCCACCGGCGAGCTCGACGGGTCGGCGGCCGGTGACCAGCCGCGGACGTCGATCTGGCCGGCGGTCGAGGAACGGGTCCTCGACCTGGTGCAGGCCCACCGCAGCACCATCGTGTTCGCCAACTCCCGGCGGCTGGCCGAGCGGCTGACCAGCCGGCTCAACGAGCTGGCCTACGAGCGCGCCACCGGGGAACCGGTGCCACCCGGCACCAACGCCGCCGCCCTCATGGCGCAGGCCGGCTCCGGCGGCGGGGTGCCCGAGGGCGTCCAGCCGGTCGCCGCAGCCCACCACGGCTCGGTCTCCCGCGAGCAGCGGGCGGTCGTCGAGGAGGCGCTGAAGTCCGGCCGGCTGCCTGCGGTGGTGGCCACCTCCAGCCTCGAGCTCGGCATCGACATGGGCGCGGTCGACCTCGTGGTGCAGGTGGAGTCGCCGCCCACGGTCGCCTCCGGGCTGCAGCGGGTCGGCCGGGCCGGGCACCAGGTCGGCGCGGTGAGCCGCGGCGTGCTGTTCCCGAAGTACCGCGGCGACCTGGTGCAGTGCGCGCTGGTCGCCGAACGGATGAAGGCCGGCGCGATCGAGTCGATCCGCTACCTGCGCAACCCGCTGGACGTGCTGGCCCAGCAGGTCGTGGCGGTCGTCTCCGAGCGGCCGCGCACCGTCGACGAGGTGGCCGCGCTGGTCCGCCGGTCAGCGGCGTTCACCTCCCTGCCGGACTCCGCCCTGCACGCGGTGCTCGACATGCTGGCCGGCCGCTACCCGTCCGACGCCTTCGCCGAGCTGCGGCCGCGACTGACCTGGGACCGGGTCACCGACACCCTCACCGCGCGCGGCGGCGCCCAGCGGCTGGCGGTCACCAGCGGCGGCACCATCCCCGACCGGGGCCTGTTCGGCGTCTTCCTGGTCGGCGGGGACGACGCGCGCGGCGGCCGCCGGGTCGGGGAGCTCGACGAGGAGATGGTCTACGAGTCGCGGGTCGGCGACGTCTTCCTCCTCGGCTCCTCCTCGTGGCGGATCGAGGAGATCACCCACGACCGGGTGCTGGTCAGCCCCGCGCCCGGTCAGCCCGGGAAGATGCCGTACTGGCACGGCGACGCCCCCGGCCGTCCCCTGGAGCTCGGCCGCGCCCTGGGTGCCTTCCTCCGCGAGGTGGGCACCGCCACCCCCGCGGCCGGCCTGGACCGGGCCCGCGCCGCCGGCCTGGACGAGTGGGGCGCGGCCAACCTGCTGGCCTACCTCGCCGAGCAGAAGGCGGCCACCGGCCACCTGCCCGACGACCGCACGCTGCTGGTCGAGCGCTTCCGCGACGAGCTCGGCGACTGGCGGCTGGTGGTGCACTCCCCCTTCGGCGCCCAGGTGAACGCCCCGTGGGCGCTGGTGCTCGCCGCCCGGCTGCGCGAGCGCTACGGGGTCGACGTCGCCTCGATGCACTCCGACGACGGCATCGTGCTGCGGCTGCCCGACACCACCGGCGAGACGCCGGAGGCCGACCTCGCCGTCCTGGACCCCGACGACGTCGAGCGCGAGGTCACCACCGAGGTGGGCAGCTCGGCGCTGTTCGCCAGCCGGTTCCGCGAGTGCGCCGCGCGGGCGCTGCTGCTGCCCCGCCGCGACCCCCGCCGGCGCACGCCGCTGTGGCAGCAGCGGCAGCGCGCCGCGCAGCTGTTGAGCGTGGCCAGCGAGTTCGCCGGCTTCCCGATCACGCTGGAGGCCGCGCGGGAGGTGTTGCAGGACGTCTACGACGTGCCCGGCCTGGTGGAGCTGATGCGCGACGTCCGCTCCCGGCGGGTGCGGGTGGTCGACGTGCAGACCCAGGCGGCATCCCCGTTCGCCCAGTCGCTGCTGTTCGGTTACGTCGGGCAGTTCCTCTACGAGGGCGACGCGCCCCTGGCCGAGCGCCGGGCGCAGGCACTGGCCCTCGACACCGGCCTGCTCGCCGAGCTGCTCGGCCGCTCCGAGCTGCGCGAGCTGCTGGACGCCGAGGCGCTCACCGAGGTGGAGCGCGAGCTGCAGCGGCTGCCGGCCGAACGCCACCCCCGCGACGTCGACACCGCCGCGGACCTGCTGCGCCTCGTCGGCGACCTCACCCCGACCGAGGCCGCGGCACGCGGCGTCCCCCAGGCGTGGCTGGACGAGCTGGTCGCCGCCCGCCGCGCGCTGGTGGTCCGGATCGCCGGCGAGGAGCGGCACGTCGCCATCGAGGACGCCGGACGGCTGCGCGACGCGCTGGGCACCGCGCTGCCGGTCGGGGTCCCGGAGGTCTTCACCGAGCCGGTGCCCGACCCGCTCGGCGACCTGGTCGGCCGCTACGCCCGCACGCACGGCCCCTTCCAGCCCGCCGAGGTGGCCCAGCGGCTGGGCCTGGGCGTCGCCGTGGTGACCGCGACGCTGCAGCGGCTGGTCGGCACCGGCCGGCTGGTCACCGGCGAGTTCCGCCCCGGCGGCAGCGGCCAGGAGTGGTGCGACGCCGACGTGCTGCGCTCGGTCCGCCGGCGCAGTCTGGCCCGGCTGCGCCAGGAGGTCGAGCCGGTCCCGATCGGCACGCTGGCGCGGTTCACCCCGTCCTGGCAGTCGGTGGGCAGCCGGATGCGCGGCCCGGACGGCGTCCTGGCCGTCGTCGAGCAGCTGGCCGGCGCCCTCGTGCCGGCCAGCGCGCTGGAGTCGCTGGTGCTGCCGGCCCGGGTCCGCGACTACTCCCCGGCCATGCTCGACGAGCTGACCAGCGCCGGTGAGGTGCTGTGGGCCGGCGCCGGCGGGCTGCCCGGCGGCGACGGCTGGGTCAGCCTCGTGCCGGCCGACCTCGCCCCCCTGCTGCTGCCCGAGGCGCTCGAGATGCCCGAGGCGGGGCACACCGTGCTCGACCACCTGGCCGGCGGGCAGGCGCTCTTCTTCCGCGGCCTGGCCGACCTGACCGGCGCCACCGACGACGCCGCCCTGGCCGACCTCGTGTGGGACCTCGTGTGGGCCGGCGTGCTCACCAACGACACGCTGGCCCCGCTGCGCACGAAGCTGTCCGGGAGCGGCGGCACGCACAAGCGTCAACCCACCGCCCCCCGGGCCCGGCTGGACCGCAGCCGCTACGGCCGCACGCGGCTGGGACGCCCGGCGATGCCGACCCGCGGCGGCCCGCCGACGATGGCCGGCCGCTGGTCCCGGTTGCCCGACCGGGAGGCCAACGCCACCAAGCGGACGACGGCCCGCGCGGAGGCCCTGCTGGAGCGGCACGGCGTGCTGACGCGCGGCGCGGTCGTCGCGGAGCAGGTCACCGGCGGGTTCTCCGCGGTCTACCCGGTGCTGCGGGCCTTCGAGGAGAACGGCCGGGCCCGCCGCGGCTACTTCGTGGAGACCCTCGGCGCCGCCCAGTTCGGCACACCGGGGTCGGTCGACCGGCTGCGCGGCTTCGCCGCCCCCGACCGGGTGCCCGGCGGCGCGGTCGTGCTCGCCGCGACCGACCCGGCCAACGTCTACGGCGCGGCCCTCGCCTGGCCCGAGCGCCCGGGCACGTCGGCGGAGGCGGGCGGGGAGCCGGGCGGGGCGGTCGACGTCGGCGAGGGCACCGGCGGCGGACGGCGCCCCAGCGGGCACCGCGCCGGGCGGAAGGCCGGTGCGCTGGTCGTGCTGGTCGACGGCGAGCTGGTGCTCTACGTCGAGCGCGGCGGCAAGACGCTGCTGTCCTGGACGGAGGACGAGACCGCACTCAAGGAGGCCGCCACGGCGCTGTCCGGCGCGGTCGCCGCGGGCGCGCTGGGCCGGATGGTGGTGCAGAAGGCCGACGGCGCCTCGGTGCACGAGTCGACCCCGCTGTCCGGTGCGCTGCAGGCGGCCGGGTTCGCCGCCACCCCCCGCGGGCTGCGGCTGCGGGGCTGA
- a CDS encoding antibiotic biosynthesis monooxygenase, protein MQRRNRSTSSHATTPDAVAAAAEPVTVTVARDVRADRQEAFERWAAEVLDLAARFRGNLGASLLRPGPGSTRYHLVYRFADGESLARWERSAERQAALRRGEDLTDRVDYAHVAGLDSFFTALTPSRPGPRWRFTVLTVAGVFAITLAFQLLVAPHVSGWPLVARLLLSAVVVVVLLGYVVMPALSRLFRRWLHPRGR, encoded by the coding sequence GTGCAGCGACGGAACCGATCGACGAGCTCCCACGCCACCACCCCCGACGCGGTCGCCGCCGCCGCCGAGCCGGTCACGGTCACCGTCGCGCGCGACGTGCGTGCCGACCGGCAGGAGGCCTTCGAGCGGTGGGCGGCCGAGGTGCTGGACCTGGCCGCCCGGTTCCGGGGCAACCTGGGTGCCAGCCTGCTGCGTCCCGGCCCGGGGTCGACCCGCTACCACCTGGTCTACCGCTTCGCCGACGGTGAGTCGCTGGCCCGCTGGGAGCGCTCGGCCGAGCGGCAGGCGGCCCTGCGGCGCGGGGAGGACCTCACCGACCGCGTCGACTACGCCCACGTGGCCGGCCTGGACAGCTTCTTCACCGCACTGACGCCCTCCCGGCCCGGACCCCGCTGGCGGTTCACGGTGCTCACCGTGGCCGGCGTCTTCGCCATCACGCTGGCCTTCCAGCTCCTGGTCGCGCCGCACGTGTCGGGGTGGCCGCTGGTCGCCCGGCTGCTGCTGTCCGCCGTCGTCGTCGTGGTGCTGCTCGGCTACGTCGTCATGCCGGCGCTCTCCCGGCTGTTCCGCCGGTGGTTGCACCCGCGCGGACGCTGA
- a CDS encoding DNA-formamidopyrimidine glycosylase family protein: protein MPEGDTVWLAAKRMDTALSGATLRRGELRVPQLAATDLAGRTVSAVVPRGKHMLTRFTDGWTLRTHYRMDGSWHIYRPGTRWHGGPAFSVRAVLATDDWECVGYRLHDVAMVRTEYEDTLVGHLGPDVLGPDWDFEEAVRRLRAHPDEQVGAAVLDQRNLCGPGNLYKVEGLFVCGVHPWMRVADVEDLPGLVDRTRALMLANRDRPEQSTTGDLRRGRDHWVYGRKDRPCYRCGTRILRGDQGPDLQERITYWCPRCQATDAPVDPAARTGEPDHPPPLANAH, encoded by the coding sequence GTGCCCGAGGGAGACACCGTCTGGTTGGCGGCCAAGCGGATGGACACCGCCCTGAGCGGTGCCACGCTGCGCCGCGGGGAGCTGCGGGTACCCCAGTTGGCGGCCACCGACCTCGCCGGGCGCACCGTCTCCGCGGTGGTCCCCCGGGGCAAGCACATGCTCACCCGGTTCACCGACGGCTGGACGCTGCGCACCCACTACCGGATGGACGGCAGCTGGCACATCTACCGGCCGGGCACCCGCTGGCACGGCGGCCCGGCCTTCAGCGTCCGCGCCGTCCTCGCCACCGACGACTGGGAGTGCGTCGGGTACCGGCTGCACGACGTGGCGATGGTGCGCACCGAGTACGAGGACACCCTCGTCGGGCACCTCGGCCCCGACGTCCTCGGCCCCGACTGGGACTTCGAGGAGGCCGTGCGCCGGCTGCGCGCACACCCCGACGAGCAGGTCGGCGCGGCGGTCCTCGACCAGCGCAACCTGTGCGGGCCCGGCAACCTCTACAAGGTCGAGGGCCTGTTCGTGTGCGGCGTGCACCCGTGGATGCGGGTCGCCGACGTCGAGGACCTCCCTGGCCTGGTCGACCGGACCCGGGCGCTCATGCTGGCCAACCGGGACCGGCCCGAGCAGAGCACGACCGGTGACCTGCGCCGCGGCCGGGACCACTGGGTCTACGGCCGCAAGGACCGCCCGTGCTACCGCTGCGGCACGCGGATCCTGCGCGGCGACCAGGGCCCGGATCTGCAGGAGCGGATCACCTACTGGTGCCCGCGCTGCCAGGCCACCGACGCCCCGGTCGACCCCGCCGCCCGCACCGGCGAACCCGACCACCCACCGCCGCTGGCAAACGCCCACTGA
- a CDS encoding PspA/IM30 family protein: MPNPFVKMWKYLTASANAKIDEKADPKIQIAQAIEAEQQRHQALANQAAAVLGNQRQLEMRLSRQLGEVEKLQASARQALVLADRTRAGGDAAKAAEYENAAQAFATQLVAAEQAMEDLKRSHDEALQAAEQARGAVEQSRMRLQTTLAERTKLMSQLEQAKMQEHVAASIKQVNELSAPGNTPSLGEVRDKIEARYANALGQAELAQSSVEGRMLEVEKATLDVAGSSRLDQIRASMGQPAVTGQAAAPALEEGTSSVPTSAAGEPVAQPVERPDPA, encoded by the coding sequence ATGCCCAACCCGTTCGTGAAGATGTGGAAGTACCTCACGGCCTCCGCCAACGCCAAGATCGACGAGAAGGCCGACCCGAAGATCCAGATCGCCCAGGCGATCGAGGCCGAGCAGCAGCGGCACCAGGCGCTGGCCAACCAGGCCGCCGCGGTGCTGGGCAACCAGCGGCAGCTGGAGATGCGGCTCAGCCGGCAGCTCGGCGAGGTGGAGAAGCTGCAGGCCTCGGCCCGCCAGGCACTCGTCCTGGCCGACCGGACCCGCGCCGGCGGGGACGCGGCCAAGGCAGCGGAGTACGAGAACGCGGCGCAGGCCTTCGCCACCCAGCTGGTCGCCGCCGAGCAGGCCATGGAGGACCTCAAGCGCAGCCACGACGAGGCGCTGCAGGCCGCCGAGCAGGCCCGGGGTGCCGTCGAGCAGAGCCGGATGCGGCTGCAGACGACGTTGGCCGAGCGGACCAAGCTGATGAGCCAGCTGGAGCAGGCCAAGATGCAGGAGCACGTGGCCGCCTCGATCAAGCAGGTCAACGAGCTCTCCGCGCCGGGGAACACGCCGAGCCTCGGCGAGGTCCGCGACAAGATCGAGGCCCGCTACGCCAATGCGCTGGGGCAGGCGGAGCTGGCCCAGTCCTCGGTGGAGGGTCGGATGCTCGAGGTGGAGAAGGCCACCCTCGACGTGGCCGGCTCCTCCCGGCTGGACCAGATCCGTGCCTCGATGGGTCAGCCGGCGGTCACCGGTCAGGCCGCGGCACCGGCCCTGGAGGAGGGCACGTCGTCGGTGCCGACGTCCGCCGCGGGTGAGCCCGTCGCCCAGCCGGTCGAGCGCCCCGACCCCGCCTGA
- a CDS encoding carbohydrate kinase: MTSDRSVLSVLGELVVDMLPDTAAGAGRHGTAPRYVARPGGNALNVAVAAGRLGVPVRLLARLGTGPLAVGLRRHVELAGVDLAGLVAAGEPVSLAVVGLGPDGSPDYGFHVQGAADWQWSDEELAAVLPQETAILHVGSISSWTPPGCEAIARLVEQVAADGRALVSVDPNIRPMLADGPVGTALGNSPASVRARLDRLLSRADVVKVSAEDLAWLEPDAAGDLDAAALRWADRGVALVLLTDGAAPLRIARPGRELLHRAPPRVTVADTVGAGDSLAAGLFAGLLAAGVTTRAALEQLPDDELLPVVDDAALVAALNCTREGADPPTREELVAARR, from the coding sequence GTGACCAGCGACCGCTCGGTGCTGAGCGTCCTCGGGGAACTCGTCGTCGACATGCTGCCCGACACCGCCGCCGGCGCCGGTCGGCACGGCACGGCACCCCGCTACGTCGCCCGCCCCGGTGGCAACGCGCTCAACGTCGCGGTCGCCGCCGGGCGGCTGGGCGTCCCGGTGCGGCTGCTGGCGAGGCTGGGCACCGGGCCGCTCGCGGTCGGGCTGCGCCGGCACGTGGAGCTGGCCGGCGTGGACCTCGCCGGGCTGGTGGCGGCCGGCGAGCCGGTCAGCCTGGCAGTGGTGGGCCTGGGCCCCGACGGCTCGCCGGACTACGGCTTCCACGTGCAGGGGGCCGCCGACTGGCAGTGGAGCGACGAGGAGCTCGCCGCCGTCCTGCCGCAGGAGACGGCGATCCTGCACGTGGGCTCCATCTCCAGCTGGACGCCGCCGGGCTGCGAGGCCATCGCCCGCCTCGTGGAGCAGGTGGCCGCGGACGGCCGGGCGCTGGTGAGCGTCGACCCGAACATCCGGCCGATGCTGGCCGACGGCCCGGTCGGGACGGCGCTGGGGAACTCGCCGGCGTCGGTGCGCGCCCGCCTGGACCGGCTGCTGTCCCGCGCCGACGTGGTCAAGGTCAGCGCCGAGGACCTCGCCTGGCTGGAACCCGACGCCGCCGGGGACCTCGACGCGGCGGCACTGCGCTGGGCCGACCGCGGCGTGGCCCTCGTGCTGCTCACCGACGGCGCGGCGCCCCTGCGCATCGCCCGGCCTGGCCGGGAGCTGCTGCACCGGGCACCCCCGCGGGTGACGGTGGCCGACACCGTCGGCGCCGGTGACTCGCTGGCCGCGGGGCTGTTCGCCGGGCTGCTGGCGGCCGGCGTCACCACCCGGGCGGCCCTGGAGCAGCTGCCCGACGACGAGCTGCTGCCCGTCGTCGACGACGCCGCCCTGGTGGCCGCCCTGAACTGCACCCGCGAGGGCGCCGACCCGCCGACCCGCGAGGAGCTGGTCGCAGCCCGCCGGTGA